ggggatcGTGGCTCTAATGCTTTCCCCGGGACCCCTTTGACCTGCCCGCCTGAGGGGAGGACGCAGCgcaggggacactgagctgtgcccGACTCAAGCACATCAAGGTTGAGGGGCAGAACTGCGTTTTGGGGATGCTACAGCCTCTCTGCCGGCCGTGTCCAGCCCCAGGCCGTGGATGGGGCTGCGGTGGGTGCCTGGTGCGGGGCCGTGTGTGCCGGGGAGGGTGCAGAGGGGGGGGTGTGCAGTGTGAGCGCAGGAGGGGGACTGCGCTCTGCCCGTGGCCAGCTCCGGCAGCCACTGaggtctggggagggggagcacagcagagtatcatcccctctgtccccagcattCCTCCCCGTCCCTACCACACCTCACAGTGCTTGCCGGGGTTCATGGGGGAGCCCAGGGGGCAGCCGAAGTGTTCGACAAAGTCCCGGGAGTTGCTGAGGGTGCCGATGACACGGTACTTGTCGGGGCTGTGGGGGTCGGTCACCAGCCCTTCGTGGGAGCTCTCGGGTGTCCGGACGGAGCACCACACCTGGCGGAGCCGGAGCAGCCTCAGGGATGGGGACCGAGCACCCCCCGGTGCGGGATGGGGAGCTGCGGGGTGGCTCCGAGCGGCCCGGGAGGCGCGGGAAACCCATCATTCTGCTCCGCCCTACCTGCGCAAAGCCCACGAAGAAGAGCTGGTGGTTGgtgagccccagggctggcaggcgCTTCTCCTCCCCGTTCTTCTGCAGCCAGGACTTGTAagcctgcaggagagctggctTGAAGCTCCGGGAAGGGACAGACAGGCACGGGGGTTCGTGTCCCCTCCGGATGGCGGCACTCACGTTGTAGGCTGCCTTGAGCCCGCCGTTGTCGGCGATGTTCTCGCCCAGGGTCTGCCGCCCGTTGACCTTCTCGCTGTGGACGGTGTAGCGGCCGTACTGCTCCGTCATGCATGCCGTCCGGTTCTTGAAGGCCTCCAGGGAGGAGTTCTGCCACCACGGCCGCAGGTTTCCCTCTTTGTCGTATTCCCGTCCTGCAGGACCGAGCGATGGGTTGGGGTGGGACCAGGGGAAGCcgtcccagtgcagcccctcagctgcAGGGGGTCCCGAAGCAGAATGGGATGTGGTGGGGGAATGGGCACTGGGGGATTCCAGGGGAACCTGGCACCTTGGGTCCACGCCCACGGGAGAAGGTATCCCCCAGCCCCTACTGTGGgcaggctctgcctggggctCAGCCATGCACTTGGGTCCCCAGGCATTGCCAAGTGCATTCCTGCTAACCCAGCCCACATCTGTGACCCCTAATTCCCTCATTGACCCCATgtcagctctggggctgtggtgAAGGTGCAAAGCAGAGTGGATGCGAGAGGGACCCATCCCATgccctggagggaggaggatgagaagggggctggggctgcagacaCTGTGTCCTCACCAAGCGGATGAAGCGAAAGCTGCACAGAGAAGCCGGGGGAAGGAATCGGCAGGTGCCACCTGGGGAGACAGGACGATAGAAGGGGGTGGCCAGGGGGGCACAAGCACACATGATGCAATGGATGGCAAAGCGGGACCCCTGTGCACCCAGGGCACCTCTTCCCCAtgccaggggcaggggctggggggacaggaaGGTGACAGGGGTCAGGGGCAGCGCTGCCTGTAGGCTCTCACCTTGGTCATCAAATGCATGGGTCAGCTCATGCCCCATCACCACACCGATGCCACCGAAATTAAGGGCTCTGCGGGGCCATGGAAAAGAACCAGGTAAGTACAGGATGTGTTAATGATGCCATTGCAGCCCACCCCATCTCTGCCTGGACACCCAGTGAcattctgctccagctgggacccAGCTAGGAATCACTCCTGTTGGGGACACTGGTGGCCCTAAGGGGACTCAGGCTGTCTTGACTGCAGGATGTAAAGCATTGAGAGACACTCAAGCTCTTCAGGGATTTTATTTGTGACTGTAGGGGGACTCTGTGGCATGCTGGCCCTGATCCAACCCCTGGCTCCAGGAGGTGCCCCCCATGCCAGACTCACTTGGGATGGTTGCGGGCGTAGAAGGGAGCCTGGaggatcccagcaggaaagACGATCCCATTCTTGGTGGGCAGGTAATAGGCATTGACAGTCTGTGGAGTCATGctccacctgggcagggagatgGGACAGGGTACAGGCAGGAGTGTGTCTCTCtcaccccagctccagccccctccTGTACCATTGCCCACCACAGGGCCCTGCCAAAGGTTGACACTTTTGCTCCCATCCTGTTACCAAGGACCTTGCCTGGGGATAAGCTACAGCTACCACAGGTGACCTACTGTGCTGTGCTACGCCATGAGGGTGATCTCCTCCCCACTGAACCAGGGGAGGCACCCAGGGTCAcatcctcccctcctccccccccaaGCCCACCCCTTACTGGTCACGGTTGGGGGGTTTCCGGAGTTGGTCAGCCATCACTTTGGCAGAGAAGTTGTAGAAGTTGAGCATGTTTTGGAAGAAGGAGTCCTCAGAGACCTCGTActggtgaggaagaggagggatgaAGACAGGTCCATTGGGGTGGTTCCCCACACCCTGGCCAGGATGAACTCAGTACTTGGGTGGCTTTGCATAACGTCCCAAATAGGGACATCGCTCGACAATGGGCCCCCCCTCCAAGCTTGGCATGACCAAGCTTCTCCCTCACAAGCCAGGTGCCCCCTACCCCATCATAGACATCATCCAGCTCCTTGTTGTCCAGAATGAAGTCAGGGAAGCCAATCATGTCGTAGATGGCATCCGCCTGCATTGGGAGAGGCCCCAGCAGTGAGATTGGGGGGCTTATATGGATAGAGTGAGGTTTCCCATCCACTTCCCTCCCTGGGGTCACCTTCTCCTTTGCAGCCTGCCTGGTCTTCTCATCCATCCAGTCCAGCTGGTCCAGGGATACCTCGAAGGCTGCACGGATCTCGCTGATCATCTCCTCAGCCTGGGGACGGGAGGCAATGAAGGCCCCCTACCCCCCACAATGCCTtggtggggacagggtgggcagggtATAACCTCCCCAGGGCTAGGGGCCCCattttccagctccctgccttccagccctggggcttGGGTGGGATTGGGATTCCCACGAATGGTgatggggaggggatggggacagaagTATTCTCACAATGGCCTTGCTGTCGCGGTCAAAGGTGGCTTTGACGAAGAGGGAGCCCAGCGCAAAGCCCAGTGTGTCATCTGTGTTGGAGATGCAGGTTTGCCAGCGGGGCGTGCATGACTGTGGGAACGAGATGAGAGTCTGTGAAACCCTCATCCCACTCCTCTGCCCCCCTGCTTTcacccagccaggctctgcctcctcATCAGAGGGAAGATAGGCAGCAGCAAAACCCCCATCCCAAAAGACAATCCCTGGGTTCCCGCTGAAGCATCCAGATCTTAGCATCTCAAGGGCATATGAAGGACAGAGGAAGTCCTGGCTGCTTCCGGGCTGAGTGTGGAGAGGTCTGATCCCAGGGCCCTCTGTTACCTTCCTGGTGCCATAGAGTGtctccagcagcctctcctgggcTGTCTCAAAGCGCTGGTCCAGGCTGGAGGCCGTCTTCTGCACCAGGTTCCAGATCAGGTAGTTGTTCAGGATGCTGCAGGGGCATAGAAGATGCTGCAGCTCACCACAGTCTATGACTGCAAGACACTGATGAGCCCAAAATGTGTCCCTGCCGTGGGGGCCACAGCCAGGGATATGAAGGAGCCTCACCTCCTGTCAGTGTCATTGATGAGGTCAGAGACCTGCTGAAGGTAGGTGTCCCCATACACCACCACAGGCTCCGTGTCTGCCAGCTCCAGTGGGGCCAGGGCATAGGAAAGGTAATCCAGCCAGTCAATGGCAGGGGCCAGAagctggaggggacacaggaaTGTGGCACCAGGGGCTTAGCATGGCTATGCTGCATCCTGCTCAGCTTGCTCAGTTCCTGGGGCAGGAACTGTGTTTTCTGGGAAGGACCCAAAGTCCTCTCCACTCCAGATTCTTCTCTGcacccctcctgctgctcttaaTGCTGCAGAACAGGGAGGGGACGCCTGGACCCTACAATACAAGGTGGCAGCTTCCCCCAAATGATAACAACTGGGCACTACTCTTCACCACCCAGCGCATGTCCCACAGCAAatggggctgcccagggtgtcccagagcAAGGACAGCAATGGGCACAGACCCCTTGGTGCCCTCTGGACAAGTCCCCATATGTCCCAGaagggtgtccccaggccgCTCTGGGCCATGCCCACCTGCAGCTCAGCGATGCTCATCTTGTGGTAGATCTTCTCGTCATCCCGCCGCTCAGCCTGGGGCACGGTGATGTTGGCCAGCTGGGTTTCAAAGTCCAGCACCTGCTGCATCTGGAGGCGGGTGGGCTCTGGGGTGCCccccagcagtgtgcccagctCCACCATGTAGTCCAGGTATGCTGCCAGAACCTGTGGAACCCCAAGCCCTGCCTCAGTGCCAAACACAGCTCATCCCACCCTCCTGGGGTGAGCACCCAACAGGCAGGATGGATAtgccaggtgtgtcccagtgctgctcGCATCCCATTGCCATGGGTTTCCCCTGATTGCTTTTGGCAGCATGCCCAGCACCCAGCCTCACCCTCTCGTTGGCAGTCTTGTTCAGATAGTAATCCCGGGATGGG
This portion of the Haemorhous mexicanus isolate bHaeMex1 chromosome 10, bHaeMex1.pri, whole genome shotgun sequence genome encodes:
- the ECE2 gene encoding endothelin-converting enzyme 2 isoform X1; translated protein: MARMNVALQELGHAMPNYKRATLQDEEGPEPAGDGSASPDSVEVGFRKGPGTLLSRLASRSQLEMVLCAVAVSLALLLSIAVVTLAIQYRRDPSHSTCLTDACVRVASKILEALDTETDPCQDFYQYSCGGWIKRNPLPNGRSKWSTFNSIWDQNQAIMKHLLENTTFNSSSEAERKTQRYYLSCLKEQRIEELGSQPLMELIDKIGGWNITGSWNQTSFMEVLKSVSGTYRATPFFTVYVGADSKSSNSNIIQVDQSGLFLPSRDYYLNKTANERVLAAYLDYMVELGTLLGGTPEPTRLQMQQVLDFETQLANITVPQAERRDDEKIYHKMSIAELQLLAPAIDWLDYLSYALAPLELADTEPVVVYGDTYLQQVSDLINDTDRSILNNYLIWNLVQKTASSLDQRFETAQERLLETLYGTRKSCTPRWQTCISNTDDTLGFALGSLFVKATFDRDSKAIAEEMISEIRAAFEVSLDQLDWMDEKTRQAAKEKADAIYDMIGFPDFILDNKELDDVYDGYEVSEDSFFQNMLNFYNFSAKVMADQLRKPPNRDQWSMTPQTVNAYYLPTKNGIVFPAGILQAPFYARNHPKALNFGGIGVVMGHELTHAFDDQGREYDKEGNLRPWWQNSSLEAFKNRTACMTEQYGRYTVHSEKVNGRQTLGENIADNGGLKAAYNAYKSWLQKNGEEKRLPALGLTNHQLFFVGFAQVWCSVRTPESSHEGLVTDPHSPDKYRVIGTLSNSRDFVEHFGCPLGSPMNPGKHCEVW
- the ECE2 gene encoding endothelin-converting enzyme 2 isoform X2, which translates into the protein MARMNVALQELGHAMPNYKRATLQDEEGPEPAGDGSASPDSVEVGFRKGPGTLLSRLASRSQLEMVLCAVAVSLALLLSIAVVTLAIQYRRDPSHSTCLTDACVRVASKILEALDTETDPCQDFYQYSCGGWIKRNPLPNGRSKWSTFNSIWDQNQAIMKHLLENTTFNSSSEAERKTQRYYLSCLKEQRIEELGSQPLMELIDKIGGWNITGSWNQTSFMEVLKSVSGTYRATPFFTVYVGADSKSSNSNIIQVDQSGLFLPSRDYYLNKTANERVLAAYLDYMVELGTLLGGTPEPTRLQMQQVLDFETQLANITVPQAERRDDEKIYHKMSIAELQLLAPAIDWLDYLSYALAPLELADTEPVVVYGDTYLQQVSDLINDTDRSILNNYLIWNLVQKTASSLDQRFETAQERLLETLYGTRKSCTPRWQTCISNTDDTLGFALGSLFVKATFDRDSKAIAEEMISEIRAAFEVSLDQLDWMDEKTRQAAKEKADAIYDMIGFPDFILDNKELDDVYDGYEVSEDSFFQNMLNFYNFSAKVMADQLRKPPNRDQALNFGGIGVVMGHELTHAFDDQGREYDKEGNLRPWWQNSSLEAFKNRTACMTEQYGRYTVHSEKVNGRQTLGENIADNGGLKAAYNAYKSWLQKNGEEKRLPALGLTNHQLFFVGFAQVWCSVRTPESSHEGLVTDPHSPDKYRVIGTLSNSRDFVEHFGCPLGSPMNPGKHCEVW